A genomic region of Catalinimonas niigatensis contains the following coding sequences:
- a CDS encoding enolase C-terminal domain-like protein, whose amino-acid sequence MIHIPKEIQVVQTDSNFEREKLVRPFGFKGGYLTELWQTVASMESESGNRKIGLATQSVLYGDADLFAAHSESSGNALMYILAEQALQIVRKTPFDTPINLLDKILPEVMEEGKKLTGKSDLNPNFVYNALISVDNAAWLLYAAEHQYHDFETMIPEAYRAALSHRNNRIAIMYQVPYGMPVEEIQQAVQQGYFVIKIKMGQPGSESEMLQKDMDRLTQIHAALKDMRTRQTADEKLIYTLDANGRYEKKETIQRFIDHAKKIGALDQILLFEEPLSEKNQENVADVGVRIAADESIHDEADALKRLEQGYGAFVLKGIAKTLSLSMKTAKLAYEKNIPCLCADLTVNPILMSWHQNLAAHLPPFPGLEDMGMMETNGDMNYVNWKTMLDYHPKPDASWLQRKNGVFELNREFYQHSGGIFDTSDHYEKMMRKPV is encoded by the coding sequence ATGATCCATATTCCAAAAGAGATTCAGGTCGTTCAAACTGATTCTAACTTTGAACGGGAAAAGCTGGTTCGCCCTTTTGGTTTTAAGGGTGGCTATCTGACCGAACTCTGGCAGACAGTTGCTAGCATGGAATCTGAATCAGGAAACAGAAAGATAGGTCTGGCTACCCAAAGTGTGCTGTACGGTGATGCTGATCTTTTTGCTGCGCATTCCGAATCAAGTGGCAATGCCCTCATGTATATACTTGCTGAGCAAGCATTGCAAATCGTCAGGAAAACACCATTTGACACACCCATAAATCTGCTGGATAAAATACTTCCAGAAGTGATGGAAGAGGGAAAGAAATTGACAGGAAAGTCAGATTTGAACCCTAATTTTGTGTATAACGCGCTGATCAGCGTAGACAATGCTGCCTGGTTGTTATATGCGGCAGAACATCAGTATCATGATTTTGAAACCATGATTCCTGAGGCTTATCGGGCTGCTTTATCTCACAGGAATAACAGGATTGCCATTATGTATCAGGTGCCCTACGGCATGCCGGTGGAGGAGATTCAGCAGGCGGTGCAGCAAGGTTACTTTGTGATCAAAATTAAAATGGGTCAACCGGGAAGCGAATCAGAAATGCTGCAAAAAGACATGGATCGCCTGACTCAGATTCATGCTGCCCTCAAAGATATGCGTACCCGCCAGACAGCCGATGAAAAACTCATTTACACCCTGGATGCCAATGGCAGGTACGAGAAAAAAGAGACTATCCAGCGTTTTATTGACCATGCGAAAAAAATAGGCGCGCTTGATCAAATTTTGCTATTTGAAGAACCATTGAGTGAAAAAAATCAGGAAAATGTAGCTGATGTAGGCGTTAGGATAGCTGCCGATGAAAGCATCCATGACGAGGCAGATGCACTAAAACGGCTGGAGCAGGGATACGGAGCTTTTGTGCTGAAAGGTATAGCCAAAACTCTGAGCTTATCCATGAAAACAGCAAAACTGGCTTATGAGAAAAATATTCCCTGTCTATGTGCAGATCTTACTGTAAATCCTATACTCATGAGCTGGCATCAAAATCTGGCAGCTCATCTGCCTCCTTTTCCCGGCCTGGAAGATATGGGTATGATGGAAACGAACGGGGATATGAATTATGTGAATTGGAAAACCATGCTGGATTACCATCCAAAACCAGATGCAAGCTGGCTGCAACGAAAGAACGGTGTATTTGAGCTTAACAGAGAATTCTATCAGCATAGTGGCGGTATATTTGACACTTCTGATCATTATGAAAAGATGATGCGCAAGCCTGTATAG
- a CDS encoding NAD-dependent epimerase/dehydratase family protein: MEDLAKLEEEILAPSEDLIGDMKSLEGDILILGVGGKMGPSLAALAKKALLAAGKDNAVIGVSRFSEPSLQQSLKKQSVQTIKADLLDNTQLESLPEVKNVIFMAGTKFGTTGKESFTWAMNAYLPGRVAEKFKKSKIVSFSTGNVYPFVPVYSGGATEDTTPEPLGEYAQSCLGRERMFEHFSKQYQIPTLIYRLNYAVDFKYGVLLEVAKAVLEGREIDLSTGHVNVIWQGDANEYALRSLKFCDTPPRILNITGPETLSIRWAAREFGKIFNKTPHFVNEEQPTALLNNASTAHQLFGYPKVSLKTMMEIVATWLTNGGETINKPTHFQERKGAF; this comes from the coding sequence ATGGAAGATTTAGCGAAACTGGAAGAAGAAATATTAGCCCCCAGCGAGGATTTGATTGGGGACATGAAAAGTTTGGAAGGAGATATTCTGATCCTGGGAGTTGGAGGAAAGATGGGGCCAAGTCTGGCAGCACTGGCTAAAAAAGCCTTATTGGCAGCGGGTAAAGATAATGCGGTCATAGGCGTTTCCCGCTTTTCTGAGCCTTCACTACAGCAGAGCCTGAAAAAACAAAGCGTGCAAACCATCAAAGCAGATTTGCTGGATAATACGCAACTGGAAAGCCTGCCGGAAGTTAAGAATGTCATCTTTATGGCAGGTACCAAATTTGGCACTACTGGAAAAGAATCTTTTACCTGGGCCATGAATGCTTATTTACCCGGAAGGGTGGCTGAGAAATTCAAAAAATCAAAAATAGTGTCATTTTCTACCGGTAATGTGTATCCTTTTGTTCCGGTCTACTCAGGAGGAGCTACGGAAGATACCACTCCCGAACCGCTGGGTGAATACGCGCAATCCTGTTTAGGAAGGGAGAGAATGTTTGAGCACTTTTCTAAACAGTACCAGATTCCTACGCTGATCTATCGCCTCAACTATGCGGTTGACTTCAAGTATGGAGTACTGCTGGAAGTAGCCAAAGCTGTGCTGGAAGGCAGAGAAATAGATCTTTCCACTGGTCATGTCAATGTGATCTGGCAAGGTGATGCCAATGAATATGCTCTGCGATCACTGAAATTCTGTGATACGCCTCCACGGATATTGAATATCACTGGTCCCGAAACGCTTTCCATTCGTTGGGCAGCACGGGAGTTTGGTAAAATATTTAACAAAACGCCTCATTTTGTTAATGAGGAACAACCCACTGCACTACTCAACAATGCCTCTACAGCGCATCAGCTTTTCGGATACCCCAAGGTAAGTCTGAAGACGATGATGGAGATTGTCGCCACCTGGCTAACGAATGGTGGAGAGACGATCAATAAACCTACCCATTTTCAGGAGAGAAAAGGAGCTTTT
- a CDS encoding Gfo/Idh/MocA family protein, giving the protein MKDNIKRRDFIKQTAASSIGLGLMTAGAPFIHTNGSANEKVVVAIMGTNSRGSALAQGFAKLDGAEVAYICDVDDQALEKGMRATQSGGQKKKPKAEKDIRKVLEDKSVDAIVIAAPDHWHAPAAIMALKAGKHVYVEKPCSHNPHEGEMLVEAASQSDLIVQMGNQRRSWPNIVEGIQVLKDGIIGRAYFARAWYANSRESIGYGKKAAVPAGLDYELWQGPAPRKPYQDNLIHYNWHWFWHWGTGELLNNGTHFIDLCRWGLGVDYPIRVSSGGGRYAYQDDWETPDTQITYYDFDDQKSISWEGRSCNRQNLEGISAGASFHGEKGTMVIDGNGYMVYDNSNKEIRRVSEKSTNALDATGPGFDLDQDHLNNFRACVISGKQPASHIEDANKSVHICHLGNIAHRTKRVLNCDPKNGKILGDEEAMALWGRDYEAGWEPNV; this is encoded by the coding sequence ATGAAAGATAATATAAAACGCAGAGATTTTATTAAACAAACCGCTGCCAGCAGCATTGGGCTTGGATTGATGACCGCAGGTGCCCCATTTATACATACCAATGGATCAGCCAACGAAAAGGTAGTTGTGGCTATTATGGGGACTAACAGCCGTGGAAGTGCGTTAGCCCAGGGCTTTGCCAAATTGGATGGGGCAGAGGTAGCTTACATTTGCGATGTAGATGATCAGGCACTGGAAAAAGGTATGCGGGCAACACAGTCAGGAGGTCAAAAGAAAAAGCCTAAGGCAGAAAAAGACATTCGTAAAGTATTAGAAGATAAATCTGTGGATGCCATCGTGATTGCTGCCCCCGACCACTGGCATGCACCGGCAGCCATCATGGCCTTAAAGGCAGGAAAACATGTGTATGTAGAGAAACCGTGCAGCCACAATCCTCATGAAGGTGAAATGCTGGTAGAGGCAGCCAGTCAGTCTGACCTTATTGTACAGATGGGAAATCAGCGCAGATCCTGGCCCAATATAGTAGAAGGTATTCAGGTCTTAAAAGATGGCATCATTGGCCGTGCTTATTTTGCAAGGGCCTGGTATGCCAATTCAAGAGAATCTATCGGTTATGGTAAAAAAGCAGCAGTACCCGCTGGATTGGATTATGAATTATGGCAGGGACCTGCACCCCGTAAACCTTATCAGGATAACCTGATCCACTACAACTGGCACTGGTTCTGGCATTGGGGGACCGGCGAATTGCTTAACAATGGTACCCATTTTATTGACCTTTGTCGCTGGGGACTGGGCGTTGATTATCCTATCAGGGTAAGCTCAGGAGGAGGAAGATATGCTTATCAGGATGACTGGGAAACACCCGATACCCAGATTACCTATTATGACTTTGATGATCAGAAAAGCATTTCCTGGGAAGGAAGGAGCTGTAACCGACAGAATCTGGAAGGTATTTCTGCGGGTGCATCTTTCCATGGAGAAAAAGGAACAATGGTCATTGATGGCAACGGATATATGGTATACGACAACAGCAACAAGGAGATCAGAAGAGTGAGCGAGAAAAGCACGAATGCTTTGGATGCTACCGGACCGGGATTTGATCTGGATCAGGATCATCTAAACAATTTCAGAGCGTGTGTGATCAGTGGAAAACAACCTGCTTCACATATTGAAGATGCCAATAAGAGTGTGCATATATGTCATCTGGGCAATATCGCCCATCGTACCAAACGTGTGCTTAATTGCGATCCCAAAAACGGAAAAATTTTAGGAGATGAAGAAGCTATGGCGCTTTGGGGCAGAGATTACGAAGCGGGTTGGGAGCCAAATGTATAA
- a CDS encoding Gfo/Idh/MocA family protein, with protein sequence MNKLINRRNFIKTTTASGVGLSLAANPSFLYNKEKSQKALKAGIIGLDTSHSVAFTKLLNDPNAENDIAGVKVVAAYPQGSKDIESSVSRIPGYTQEIQEYGVEIVNSIDALLDKVDVIFLETNDGRRHLEQATAVFKAQKPVFIDKPIAASLTDTIAIFNAAKAANVPMFSASSLRYAENAQAIRNGNKIGKVLGADAYSPAHLEETHPDLYWYGVHGVELLYTVMGTGCQQVARTQTENMDVVIGKWSDGRIGTFRGMRSGKLGYGGTAFGEEDISPIGPYGGYRPLLVKIVEFFHNGKPPVEAEETIEIFAFMEAADESKRQGGKEISLESVMKKAITASEG encoded by the coding sequence ATGAATAAACTGATCAATCGGAGAAACTTTATCAAAACCACCACTGCTTCCGGTGTAGGGTTAAGTTTAGCAGCTAATCCTTCTTTTCTCTACAACAAAGAGAAAAGTCAAAAAGCACTAAAGGCTGGAATTATCGGACTGGATACTTCACATAGCGTAGCGTTTACCAAACTACTGAATGATCCGAATGCAGAAAATGATATCGCGGGAGTAAAGGTAGTGGCAGCCTATCCCCAGGGAAGTAAGGATATTGAAAGCAGCGTAAGCAGGATTCCCGGCTATACCCAAGAAATTCAGGAATATGGGGTAGAAATTGTTAACTCAATAGATGCATTGCTGGATAAGGTAGATGTGATATTTTTGGAAACCAACGATGGACGTCGACATCTTGAGCAGGCCACAGCAGTCTTTAAAGCCCAAAAACCTGTATTTATTGACAAGCCTATTGCCGCCTCCCTGACTGATACCATTGCTATTTTTAATGCTGCCAAAGCAGCTAATGTTCCTATGTTCTCAGCTTCATCCCTCCGTTATGCAGAGAATGCCCAGGCAATTCGGAACGGTAACAAGATAGGCAAAGTATTGGGTGCAGATGCTTATAGTCCGGCACATTTAGAAGAAACCCATCCTGATTTATACTGGTATGGTGTGCATGGTGTGGAGTTGCTCTATACTGTCATGGGTACAGGTTGTCAGCAGGTAGCGAGAACCCAGACAGAAAATATGGATGTAGTGATAGGTAAGTGGAGTGATGGACGTATTGGTACCTTCAGAGGCATGAGAAGCGGTAAGCTGGGTTATGGTGGTACTGCCTTTGGGGAGGAAGATATATCACCCATTGGACCCTATGGTGGGTATCGTCCACTTTTGGTGAAGATTGTTGAATTTTTCCATAACGGTAAGCCACCGGTTGAGGCAGAAGAAACGATAGAAATTTTTGCCTTCATGGAAGCTGCGGATGAAAGCAAAAGGCAGGGGGGTAAGGAAATCAGTCTGGAAAGTGTGATGAAAAAAGCCATTACTGCTTCGGAAGGTTAA
- the araD1 gene encoding AraD1 family protein: MSSENIRLVQLLHPAEGRKIAIVNEPQLILLLAIQSVYHLALQALEKHVKLCDYIASLSQGEELHYDEVYSGKSDWKILPAFDHPENAFACLVSGTGLTHKSSAMNRQMMHHTETSQLTDSMKMYQWGVEGGRPAKDAIGTQPEWFYKGTGHILKAHAEALEVPVYGNDGGEEAEIAGIYLIDKAGNPRRIGFCTGNEFSDHVMEKKNYLYLAPSKLRNCAIGPEIVLTPDIEALEGRVDILRKDAVIWSKEIHSGEKNMAHSLANLEYHHFKYDIHRIPGQAHVHFFGADAFSFGEQIALQNGDLMRVQWENMGRALQNPLVIAAEKEKLVKILTV, encoded by the coding sequence ATGAGCTCTGAAAATATACGATTAGTTCAATTACTACATCCTGCTGAAGGTAGAAAAATAGCCATTGTCAATGAACCCCAACTGATTTTGTTGTTAGCCATTCAGTCGGTTTATCATCTGGCGCTGCAAGCATTGGAGAAGCATGTAAAGCTATGTGATTATATTGCCTCCCTGTCACAGGGAGAAGAACTTCATTATGATGAAGTGTATAGTGGAAAATCAGATTGGAAAATCCTTCCTGCTTTTGATCATCCTGAAAACGCTTTTGCCTGTCTGGTTTCCGGCACCGGCCTTACACACAAAAGCAGTGCGATGAACCGGCAAATGATGCATCATACGGAAACGTCTCAGCTCACCGATAGCATGAAAATGTACCAATGGGGTGTGGAAGGCGGCCGCCCGGCTAAAGATGCAATAGGCACACAACCCGAATGGTTTTACAAAGGTACAGGCCATATTCTGAAAGCACATGCTGAAGCCCTGGAAGTGCCTGTATATGGTAATGACGGCGGTGAAGAAGCTGAGATTGCGGGCATTTACCTCATTGACAAAGCAGGAAATCCCCGTAGAATTGGCTTTTGTACTGGCAATGAATTTTCTGATCATGTAATGGAGAAAAAAAATTACCTCTATCTGGCTCCTTCCAAGTTACGTAATTGCGCTATCGGTCCGGAAATAGTCCTTACCCCTGATATTGAAGCACTTGAAGGAAGGGTAGACATTCTCAGGAAAGATGCAGTAATCTGGTCAAAAGAGATTCATAGCGGAGAGAAAAACATGGCTCACAGTTTGGCTAATCTGGAATATCATCATTTCAAGTATGATATCCACCGGATTCCTGGACAGGCGCATGTACACTTTTTCGGTGCTGATGCTTTTAGTTTTGGTGAGCAGATCGCCTTACAAAACGGTGATTTGATGCGTGTTCAATGGGAAAATATGGGCAGAGCTTTACAAAATCCTTTGGTCATTGCCGCTGAAAAGGAAAAGCTTGTCAAAATCCTTACTGTTTAA
- a CDS encoding LacI family DNA-binding transcriptional regulator: protein MEKGEDEATIGVKEIARRANVSIATVDRVIHNRTGVAENTRKKIQQIIKDIDYQPNLLASRLASKKVYSLAVLIPEVSNETDYWEAPLNGIQRAESEIGKYGIKTKIYLFDLNSRASFIQQTERVMADKVDGVLLAPSFIEESTYFTYRCKERKIPYVFINSDIPNQDSLCYIGPDLMKSGYLAGHLMSYGIGEQGKVLVVNISKEMDNHHHLLRKEEGFRKYFEDHQRANEIVKVDVRQTEYTALEETLAEVFSIHPDIKAIFTTNSRISSVARFVEKSAKEKLLLIGYDFLKENIEYLKKETIDFLICQKPEEQAYRGMMTLYQHLMLASEVEKVHYMPIDIITKENYTFYSN, encoded by the coding sequence ATGGAAAAAGGCGAAGATGAAGCAACTATTGGCGTAAAAGAAATTGCCAGAAGGGCTAATGTATCCATTGCAACTGTTGACAGGGTAATCCACAACCGTACCGGCGTGGCTGAAAATACCCGCAAAAAGATACAGCAAATCATCAAGGACATTGATTATCAGCCCAATTTACTCGCTAGCAGGCTTGCATCCAAAAAGGTTTATAGTTTGGCAGTTTTGATTCCTGAAGTTTCAAATGAAACGGACTATTGGGAGGCTCCACTTAATGGCATACAAAGAGCTGAATCTGAAATCGGTAAATATGGCATAAAAACCAAGATCTATTTATTTGATTTAAATAGCCGAGCTTCCTTTATTCAGCAAACTGAGCGTGTCATGGCTGATAAAGTAGATGGCGTATTACTGGCACCATCGTTTATTGAAGAGTCTACCTATTTTACATACAGGTGCAAAGAGCGTAAAATTCCTTACGTATTTATTAATTCTGATATTCCTAATCAGGACAGCCTTTGTTATATAGGTCCTGACCTGATGAAAAGTGGTTATCTGGCTGGTCACCTGATGAGTTATGGAATAGGGGAGCAGGGTAAAGTACTGGTGGTAAATATTTCTAAGGAGATGGACAATCACCATCATCTCTTAAGAAAGGAAGAAGGTTTTAGAAAATATTTTGAGGATCATCAGAGAGCTAACGAGATTGTGAAAGTGGATGTGCGGCAGACAGAATATACAGCACTTGAAGAGACTTTAGCGGAAGTATTTAGTATTCATCCCGATATCAAAGCCATTTTTACGACCAATTCAAGAATCTCCTCTGTAGCACGTTTTGTAGAAAAGTCAGCCAAAGAAAAACTCCTGCTGATCGGATATGACTTCTTAAAAGAAAATATAGAATATCTAAAAAAAGAAACCATTGATTTTTTGATTTGTCAAAAACCGGAAGAGCAGGCCTATCGTGGGATGATGACGCTTTACCAGCATCTGATGCTGGCTTCAGAAGTAGAAAAAGTGCATTATATGCCTATTGATATTATCACCAAAGAGAATTACACTTTTTACAGTAACTAA
- a CDS encoding SGNH/GDSL hydrolase family protein gives MRNNKLSLVFIISFLLFGSLIQAVAQQQGPERWEETIQKFEAKDAENPVEPGAVLFVGSSSIAMWKDVDTYFPEQRVLNRGFGGSDFEDLIYYTDRVIYPYQPSKIFIYEGDNDIASGDSPGKIMKRAKKLRKMIRKELGDTPVVFISPKPSVARWELKNQYEEVNAMLKEYAEKEDNTEFADVWTPALDENGKVVEHIFLEDNLHMNAEGYKIWQKALAPYVKAP, from the coding sequence ATGCGAAATAACAAGCTATCACTCGTTTTCATCATTTCATTTTTGCTTTTTGGGTCCCTTATCCAGGCGGTTGCACAGCAACAAGGACCCGAACGCTGGGAAGAAACTATTCAGAAATTTGAAGCTAAAGATGCTGAAAATCCGGTAGAACCCGGAGCGGTCCTTTTTGTAGGCAGTTCTTCAATTGCCATGTGGAAGGATGTGGATACCTACTTTCCCGAACAGCGTGTACTCAACCGTGGCTTTGGCGGCTCTGATTTTGAAGATCTCATTTATTACACTGATCGGGTAATATATCCCTATCAACCTTCCAAAATTTTTATCTATGAAGGAGACAATGACATTGCTTCAGGCGACAGTCCCGGAAAAATTATGAAAAGGGCCAAAAAGCTCCGCAAAATGATCAGAAAAGAATTAGGCGATACCCCTGTTGTATTTATTTCTCCCAAACCCAGTGTTGCCCGCTGGGAACTTAAGAATCAGTACGAAGAAGTGAATGCCATGCTTAAGGAATATGCAGAGAAAGAAGACAATACAGAGTTTGCCGATGTATGGACTCCTGCCCTGGATGAAAATGGAAAAGTGGTAGAACATATTTTTCTGGAAGACAATCTTCACATGAATGCGGAAGGTTATAAGATATGGCAAAAGGCTCTGGCTCCTTATGTGAAAGCTCCCTGA
- a CDS encoding DUF5597 domain-containing protein, with translation MKSIFYSFLLAVFSIVSAPLAAQSGKDLPKIIQESEGKFTFEVDGKPFLVLGAQLWNSSAWPEITDKFWSQAKALGCNTIEAPIYWQNIEPEPGKFNFKELDKLILSARAQDLRLILLWFGSYKNGRSQYAPPWVLEDTETYPRMLNASGEEIYVLSAVSENNLEADKKAFVEVMEHIKSIDNEHHTVIMMQVENEPGSMWTDRDYSAAANVLFEDQVPDELTTKQRKGTWNKAFGKDAPEAFNAYHIARYIDEIAEAGRAVYNLPMYANVWIRENGFQRPGEYPSGGPTSNMIEVWKAAAPHIDLLALDVYHGNVNIFNSLCDTYDRPDNPLFIPEMGNGDNFARFQFYAIGNYNAIGVAPYGIDPFHVDPRDLRDKENLDQKFDGIAKNYHLLAGAIHPITQLQGTGLLHAAGEEQGMSEYLLRLNQYDLLLSYGFPTYKDRSKQTGRVLVGQLGEDEFLLIGFDTKFTFRSSFASGYNDAEYVLVEQGHYEGEQWVRERIWNGDALYHSTLPSEGAILKIKLRRVKAQSKGPEKANFDKGNQ, from the coding sequence ATGAAATCCATTTTTTATAGCTTCTTGCTGGCAGTATTCTCCATTGTCTCTGCTCCACTAGCAGCACAATCAGGAAAAGACTTACCGAAGATCATCCAAGAAAGTGAGGGCAAATTTACTTTTGAAGTAGATGGAAAACCCTTTCTTGTCCTGGGTGCGCAATTGTGGAACAGCAGTGCCTGGCCGGAGATTACAGACAAATTCTGGAGTCAGGCCAAAGCGTTGGGATGTAATACCATTGAAGCTCCCATTTACTGGCAGAACATTGAGCCCGAACCCGGTAAATTTAACTTTAAAGAACTGGATAAGCTCATTTTAAGTGCACGTGCCCAGGACCTCAGACTTATTTTACTGTGGTTTGGCTCCTACAAAAATGGCAGGTCACAGTATGCCCCTCCCTGGGTGCTGGAAGATACCGAAACTTATCCACGCATGCTTAATGCTTCCGGCGAAGAAATTTATGTCTTGTCAGCCGTATCGGAAAACAATCTGGAAGCTGATAAAAAGGCTTTTGTAGAGGTGATGGAGCACATCAAATCCATTGACAATGAACATCATACAGTCATTATGATGCAGGTAGAGAATGAACCTGGTTCTATGTGGACAGATAGAGATTATTCTGCGGCCGCCAATGTTTTATTTGAAGATCAGGTACCGGATGAACTGACTACCAAACAAAGAAAAGGGACATGGAATAAGGCTTTTGGAAAAGATGCTCCCGAAGCATTTAACGCTTATCACATTGCCCGCTATATTGACGAAATTGCCGAAGCAGGAAGAGCAGTGTATAATCTGCCCATGTACGCTAATGTATGGATCAGGGAAAACGGTTTTCAAAGACCAGGGGAATACCCCAGTGGTGGACCCACTTCCAATATGATTGAAGTATGGAAAGCCGCTGCTCCCCATATTGATCTGCTGGCTTTGGATGTGTATCACGGCAATGTCAATATTTTTAACAGCCTATGCGATACTTATGACCGCCCTGACAATCCCTTGTTTATTCCTGAAATGGGTAATGGTGACAATTTTGCGCGTTTTCAGTTTTATGCGATCGGTAACTATAATGCTATTGGCGTAGCTCCCTATGGTATTGATCCCTTTCATGTAGACCCCAGAGATTTGCGGGACAAAGAAAATCTGGATCAAAAGTTTGATGGCATTGCCAAAAATTACCATTTGCTTGCTGGCGCTATCCATCCGATTACCCAACTACAAGGTACTGGCCTGCTTCATGCTGCTGGGGAAGAACAGGGAATGTCCGAATATCTGCTGCGCTTAAATCAATATGACCTGCTGCTCAGTTATGGATTTCCTACCTATAAAGATCGCAGCAAGCAAACCGGCAGAGTATTGGTTGGCCAGTTGGGTGAGGATGAATTCCTGTTAATTGGTTTTGATACTAAATTTACCTTCAGATCCTCTTTTGCATCGGGCTATAACGATGCAGAGTATGTGTTGGTGGAGCAAGGCCATTATGAAGGTGAACAATGGGTAAGAGAACGCATCTGGAATGGAGATGCGCTTTACCATTCTACTCTACCTTCTGAAGGAGCCATTTTGAAGATTAAATTGAGAAGGGTAAAAGCACAAAGCAAAGGTCCGGAAAAAGCCAATTTTGATAAAGGAAATCAGTAG
- a CDS encoding Nramp family divalent metal transporter, producing MKHFFRYLGPGIITAALVFGPGSLTITSKLGSLYAYDHVWVIVIAIFFMVIFTEMGARIGIATNSSLLNIIKEKWGKVPSILLGIGIFAITASFQAGNTVGASLAFSELFHTDVEPWVIAFTLMGISLLFFSSFYKVLEKVMIALVGLMLLSFLITLLLAKPDGGALAAGIVPSLPSGSEVLTIALIASSFSVVGAFYQGYLVKEKGWKKNEIRQGKREAIAGVMVLGMISLFILVNAAAILYPKGIQVNSATDMGLALEPLYGNTATVIFMLGLFGASFSSLIGNATIGGSLLSDAFSLGNQLKSAKVRIMIMLVMVIGAAIALRFGRLPLELIVFAQAITIIIAPLVGIALLSLANDKARMGDLKNNLWKNIGGITGLILLLFLSASQVYLQFIR from the coding sequence ATGAAGCACTTCTTCAGATATTTAGGCCCGGGAATTATTACAGCTGCTCTGGTATTTGGTCCGGGTAGCCTGACCATTACTTCCAAACTGGGTTCTTTGTACGCCTACGATCATGTATGGGTAATAGTAATAGCTATTTTTTTTATGGTGATTTTTACAGAAATGGGTGCCCGGATAGGTATAGCCACAAATTCTTCATTATTAAACATCATCAAAGAAAAGTGGGGCAAAGTGCCTTCTATACTTTTAGGGATAGGTATTTTTGCCATTACTGCTTCATTTCAGGCGGGCAATACGGTAGGGGCTAGTTTGGCGTTTTCCGAACTCTTCCACACTGACGTAGAACCCTGGGTGATAGCTTTTACACTCATGGGGATTAGCTTGCTTTTTTTTAGCTCTTTTTATAAAGTGTTGGAAAAAGTGATGATTGCATTGGTTGGACTTATGTTGCTTTCCTTCCTCATTACCTTGCTGCTGGCCAAACCTGATGGGGGGGCATTGGCCGCAGGGATTGTACCCAGTCTGCCATCAGGTTCAGAAGTACTGACCATTGCCCTAATCGCCTCCAGCTTTTCAGTAGTGGGTGCTTTTTATCAGGGCTATCTGGTGAAAGAAAAAGGCTGGAAAAAAAATGAGATCAGGCAGGGGAAAAGAGAGGCTATTGCAGGGGTGATGGTCTTGGGTATGATTTCATTGTTCATTTTGGTGAATGCTGCCGCCATTTTATATCCCAAGGGTATACAGGTCAACTCAGCCACTGATATGGGACTTGCTCTGGAACCTTTATACGGAAATACTGCAACTGTCATCTTTATGCTGGGTTTGTTTGGCGCTTCATTTTCCTCACTCATCGGGAATGCGACGATTGGAGGGTCACTATTATCAGATGCTTTTTCATTAGGCAATCAGCTAAAGTCAGCTAAAGTAAGAATAATGATCATGCTGGTGATGGTGATAGGAGCAGCCATTGCCCTGAGGTTTGGCAGATTACCACTGGAACTTATTGTATTTGCCCAGGCCATTACAATTATCATTGCTCCATTAGTAGGGATTGCTTTATTGTCATTGGCTAACGATAAGGCCAGAATGGGAGATTTAAAAAATAATCTCTGGAAGAATATAGGAGGAATAACTGGCTTGATACTACTCCTGTTTTTGTCAGCCAGCCAGGTATACCTGCAATTTATTAGATAA